One window of Candidatus Mycobacterium wuenschmannii genomic DNA carries:
- a CDS encoding pyruvate, phosphate dikinase, whose protein sequence is MILLDGAATAPPEVLGHKGYGIDMMRRNGLPVPPAFCITAEVGARYRADPRSTIDAIWSDVLDGIRTLEAATSRTFGDGPHPLLVSVRSGAAVSMPGMMDTLLDLGFDDAVEKALAAAGSVSFARDSRRRFTESFTRIATGPVPADPYDQLRAAIEAVFASWDSPRAVAYRTHHGFDGHGGTAVVVQAMTFGNLGRNSGAGVIFSRNPMTGSGDEYGEWLPGGQGDDVVSGTVDVEPITCLRDQQPAVYAELIRAAETLERLTADVQEIEFTVEDGTLWLLQTRAAKRSAQAAVRLALQLLHDGLIDEAETLRRVTPADVGVLLQPSLQPETRLAAELLTTGLPAGPGIASGRAYTEVDAAIDAADRGEDVILVRSHTSPDDIHGMLVARGIVTETGGATSHAAVVSRELGRVAVVGCGSGVAATLAGKLVTVDGNSGEVRSGSLPLSAWSEDNTPELRELADIARRVSPPRAHAGGLVAMLEAVRVSS, encoded by the coding sequence GTGATACTGCTGGACGGCGCCGCCACGGCTCCGCCAGAAGTGCTGGGCCACAAGGGTTACGGCATCGACATGATGCGCCGCAACGGCTTGCCGGTGCCACCCGCGTTCTGCATCACCGCCGAAGTCGGCGCGCGGTATCGCGCCGATCCCAGGTCGACCATCGACGCGATCTGGTCGGATGTGCTGGACGGGATACGCACCCTGGAGGCGGCGACCTCGCGGACCTTCGGCGACGGGCCGCATCCGCTGCTGGTCAGTGTGCGTTCCGGTGCGGCGGTCTCGATGCCGGGAATGATGGACACCCTGCTGGACCTCGGCTTCGACGACGCTGTCGAAAAGGCCTTGGCGGCAGCGGGTTCGGTGTCGTTCGCCCGCGATTCCCGTCGGCGCTTCACCGAGTCTTTCACGCGCATCGCGACCGGCCCGGTGCCCGCCGACCCGTACGACCAACTGCGCGCCGCGATCGAGGCGGTGTTCGCCTCGTGGGACTCGCCGCGTGCCGTTGCCTACCGCACCCACCACGGCTTCGACGGCCACGGCGGCACCGCGGTGGTCGTGCAGGCAATGACCTTCGGCAACCTAGGCCGCAATTCCGGTGCCGGCGTGATCTTTTCGCGCAACCCGATGACGGGATCCGGCGACGAGTACGGCGAGTGGCTGCCGGGCGGGCAGGGCGACGACGTGGTGTCAGGCACGGTCGACGTCGAGCCGATCACTTGTCTGCGCGACCAGCAGCCAGCCGTCTACGCCGAATTGATCCGTGCCGCCGAAACATTGGAGCGGTTGACGGCAGACGTGCAGGAGATCGAGTTCACCGTCGAGGACGGCACGTTGTGGCTGCTGCAGACCCGGGCCGCGAAGCGCTCGGCACAGGCAGCCGTGCGACTGGCGCTGCAACTGCTTCACGACGGCCTGATCGACGAGGCCGAGACGCTGCGACGGGTGACACCGGCCGACGTGGGCGTACTGCTACAGCCGTCGCTGCAACCGGAAACACGTTTGGCCGCAGAGCTTTTGACCACCGGGCTGCCGGCCGGCCCCGGCATCGCCTCGGGTCGGGCCTACACCGAGGTGGACGCGGCCATCGACGCTGCCGATCGGGGCGAGGACGTCATCCTGGTCCGCAGCCACACCAGCCCGGACGACATTCACGGCATGCTGGTCGCACGAGGCATTGTCACCGAGACCGGGGGCGCCACCAGCCATGCGGCGGTGGTGAGCCGTGAGTTGGGCCGGGTGGCCGTGGTCGGCTGCGGCAGTGGAGTGGCGGCGACGCTGGCGGGCAAGCTCGTCACGGTCGACGGCAATTCCGGCGAGGTGCGCTCCGGCAGCCTGCCGTTGTCCGCGTGGTCCGAGGACAATACGCCCGAGCTTCGTGAGCTGGCCGACATCGCGCGGCGAGTCAGCCCGCCACGAGCGCACGCCGGCGGACTGGTCGCCATGCTGGAGGCGGTCCGAGTCTCGTCATGA
- a CDS encoding MarR family transcriptional regulator — protein sequence MTDLVVLQTVRLKGRARREDVDGDVDALVASGLLLDGPMIRLSPEGRTRLAELLAAERSSADAAALAAVHGEFRSVNVEFKALVTDWQLRGGQPNTHDDPDYDAAVLARLDEVHRRVTPLVDSAAAELPRLGRYSEKLQAALDRVHAGDTMWLSRPLIDSYHTVWFELHEELILAAGLTREGEDA from the coding sequence ATGACCGATCTTGTTGTCCTACAGACTGTTCGACTGAAAGGTCGGGCTCGCCGCGAGGACGTGGACGGGGACGTCGACGCGTTGGTCGCATCGGGGCTGCTGCTCGACGGGCCGATGATCCGGTTGAGCCCCGAGGGCCGCACGCGGCTCGCCGAGCTACTGGCCGCGGAGCGGTCGTCCGCCGACGCCGCGGCGCTGGCGGCGGTGCACGGCGAGTTCCGCTCGGTCAATGTCGAGTTCAAGGCGCTGGTCACCGACTGGCAACTCCGGGGCGGTCAGCCCAACACTCACGACGACCCCGACTACGACGCCGCCGTGCTGGCCCGCCTCGATGAGGTGCATCGGCGAGTGACGCCTCTGGTGGACAGTGCCGCCGCGGAGCTTCCGCGGCTGGGTCGTTACTCGGAGAAGTTACAAGCGGCACTCGACCGGGTGCACGCCGGCGACACGATGTGGCTTTCCCGGCCGCTGATCGACTCGTACCACACCGTCTGGTTCGAACTGCACGAGGAGCTGATCCTGGCTGCGGGACTGACCCGCGAAGGTGAAGACGCGTAA